One Euwallacea fornicatus isolate EFF26 chromosome 36, ASM4011564v1, whole genome shotgun sequence genomic window, ATTCTCTAAACCAAGTTATGATGTCATTTCTTTTTGATTAGTCGGCACCTTGAAACTCTTTATCGAACGAAGGCGAGCTGGATCTGAAATGATTCCCCCGCTGGTAATACAGAATGTTGCAAATTAGCGGGATAATCCGCTAACCGCAAATTCCCTCAGCGAAAACAATtagatataataaataaatggacTTCTCTTGCGCAACTTTTCTCTTTGACGCTTTGTGTTCTATGTGCAGATTTTTGAATatgcgaaaaaaatatttacagctAAGGTCGTATACATAGCACACATACTAaattcatatatatttttttaattgtaaatgaACAAATAGGAATTTAAAGACAACTCGGTAGATGTTTAGATTGGCCAGCCCAGAGCCCAGATCTGAACCCAATAGAACATCTGTGGCAAAGAATTAAAAGTGATTTGAGTggcaaaaatgccaaaaacaTGAATGAATTGTGGGGGTTCATTGAAGAAGCGTGGAATGGAATTCCTAACGACTTCTGCCAAAGATTGGTAGAGTCTATGCCTGCCAGATTGACAGCAGTTATCCAGCAAAATGGATATcccactaaatattaaaaaaattggatttttatgAACGAAATTAGAAGTTTATACGACCTTAGCtgtattaataatttcggtgTTTCTTAACgtattttaatacaattttacaGTGATGCACGTCTCGATGAGGGGTACTTTTCCTATTAttcgagtaaaaaaaattgccaaagtGGGGAAAACGGGGAGCATCGGACGCGCCCTTCCCTCTCAAATTTTCTTGACACACGCCAATGGTGAACgcgataaatttttgaaataaatctttatctcattttcattttcctggaaagttttaatttactgAGTACTTCGGAAGACATTTCAGCGTATTGCTGCCCGTGTGTGGTATTCATTTTTCTCCTATATCGGGAACGTATCTTTAAAAACACAGCATGTCGACACTTGGCTATGCTAAATATCACGTTATGACTAAAACAGATCTTTTCCTTAacatttcttcaatattttaatcaattttatgcAAATCGAATCGTTTCAGCACACGGACCGTGATTTTGGAAAGGTAAAGATAAACGATAATAATGCCGATAAGTGGACTGAatgaattcaaattaaatgtcCAACATAATAGAGCCCCCTTCTTGAAAGCAGGTCCGAGCCTTTGTATAATGTGTTGAGAGGCAACACGCTGAAGTACCTACTAAAGTAAgcgataaattcaaattcttcaagaataaaaaaattaagacgaAGGGTCATGcagtttataaaattaaatacgttCGTCATTGGCGTGCGCAAAAAAAGTGGGGCGGGGGGGGGACGTGTCCGCGGTCTCTCATTTTTCCCACTctggtttcaatttttttagccTAAATTAGGAAAAGTGCGTCACATCCAACTGTGACGAAAGCATCATTATTTTCGCTAAAGGAATCTGCGGTCAGCAGGCTGGCTTCCAACTTTGCagcatcctgtatattattcgACGTGCTCAGGGCGAAATTAGCATTCgtacaaatttgatttaaagtACCAAATCTGGAGTCGTTCGAGGCGTCGCCGCCATTGAATCTTGAGATTGCGCACAGTTCTCCATGAGAAATATGCTGAATTCCGACTCAAAGCGTTCGTAATTAACTGCAGAACGTGAGGTAACACGCTGGGCGTGTcattcgaaaaatttgaattatggGCCTTTGGACACCAGCCGGACTAAATCGGcatgtaaaatttcataagtgTTGGTTGTAGAATTTAACCATCGAATAATGAAGTCGTCCTCGAAGGCGACGATCTTGCTCTCGCAGGTCCGAAACAAGGACTTGGTCTAATTAGACCACTTCGTCTTTCGTCTCTTTGAGGCCGTGCTCAATGGTGCGTTGAATGACCGCAGGTGCGAGCTCAATCCTAAACTAGATGATTTTATCGAAAAGGGCCTCGATCCGTGGTAACAGTGACACTAAGCGGTCTACTTCCCTTGACTAATAGTGACTAATATGCGCTTATCTTACACTGGTCTAGATCTACAGATGTGGGcaaaagtttgaaatatttgtcgAAACAACacttttttgatgattttcttTCGCCTTCACAGTTTGGCGATAAGGTTAAGGTAAATTCCTGAATCATCGAGCGATGTCTAGCTtaggaatgttgtttttttttaaaaattgctggtGGCAACAATCTTTTTGTTGGATGAAAGTATGGAGTACTGTGTAGTGCTGTTGTTTGTGGGGGCACCATCAGCCGTCCAGTCCGACTGTGTGGTGCGTTTTATACGAAATCTGCCAAAGAAAAGGCATTTTTCGGATGGCTTTCGAAATTCAATAGTCCAAATATTACACGATGGCTGCAATCAAGAAGATACTGCAAAGACGTTAAAAATCGACCAGACGgctgttttcaaaatttttggaaaattcggCAATGGTGGGGATGGAAAGACGGTGCAAAACCTGgacgtccaagaaaaacgaGTGTCACTACCGACcgacagatttaaaaaatatcatctgcAGGCCCTCCAGGACTATAAAACAACAAATCACTAACAATAGTGACGTCAACACGAGCGATCGCAGCGTACGTCGTGGGTTGCGCTAAATGGGAATAGCGGGAAAGATTTCAGCGAAGAAGCCCTCAACTTCTAAAAAGAACAGAAGagccagaactaaatttgctcGGTTTTGGTCACCTTCAAGGTGAAGGTTCGTCGATCGATGGGTGCTAGGTTTGATCCCAGCCATCGAAAACCAACAGTGAAACATGGCGGTGGCGGCATAATGGTACGGAGATGGTTTTTTCCTGGTCAAAATTAAGGGAATCATGGATCGATTTCAATACATTGTCATCAGTGAGGACCATACGCTGCTATTTGCTGATGAAGACATGTCTATGCGTGAGCGTTTCCAACAGGAAAACGCCCCTAAACACTCATCCCGATTAGTAGAAAATTGGCTGGATGATGATAACGTTCCCGTGTTAGAGTGACCGCCTCACTCGCCGGATCTAAATCCCATTGAGGATCTGGGGAATACCTAAGACGAAAAATTCGAGACAGAAATGTGTCCGATCGAGACGAGTTATGGAGAGTCCTGCAGGAAGAATGAGTGaggaaattgtgaaaattggATCGATTTTATGCACCGTCGATGTAAAGCTGTTATCGACTCGATAGGATGTGCCACGAAGTGTTAGTTTAGTTAAGGTTTTGCATTAATTATAATGGATTTTACGAAGTGTTCCATTCTTTCCTCcagcataatttattgtttttatttatttttttactttcgtcGAAATGGACttatttgtttcgttaatgatattgttaaatataccgggtgattcacgGTCGATACCTGAACTAAATCCCTGCAGCTAAAACGGTTTAGGTCTAGGGATATACCACATcatttaaaaggaaatttaattgccTTTCGGCATGGCTGGTAATATACGGAGGGTTTCGTGTGAAAAAACACACTTTAGACACTTTTACTGTCTGCCCGCAAGACGGTCAATTTTGAGCCACCCCGTACAAGACAGAACATTCTTATTTACACGCGACAAGTTGGTGCACCTTTCACACAAGTTACATTCCGAATTTTGTCCCTCTGCGAATTCAAACCATGTTGTAACAGAGGTTTTATTAAAGGCCCGACTTTGAgcgaaaaattagaaaataaaataatattccgaAAATTGCTAGAGGTAGGTGTAGGAAGTTGAGGGCAGAAGTTGTTGGGACGAAATATAGAACccggaaatgaaaaaatatacggggtgttccatttaaaatgtcGGAGGTGCTAGTACTTTCCGGTAGGACCGGCAACACTGCACCACTGCAGAAAATTTTCGTCGATAGAGCAAGTTCCTCAGTCTAATGCAGTTTTTAGTATAACATGTCTATTTTTTGGCGGTCAACTACCATGATCAATACTATGGCGGATGTAAAatgttccatacttttgtccgcgACTGTATGCGAAGAAATTCAGCCTGGCAAAAGGCAAAAACGGTTACACTCTTATTTGGGTTAAAGGAAAAACGATTTAAGCCGTTCCATAAAAAGATCGCATTTGAAACACTGATCTAGGTCCGCCAATCCGGTTTTCTGATGTATACTATAACcagacaattaaatttatgtagaCACTCTAACACGCACACATTACTTAGTTGACGTGAAGGCAGTGCCgcaatttcaactttcttaCCTACTTAGAATATAAATCGTTATCAGGTCACTCCCAATTTAGTTTCTACCCGAGATCACCGATTTCCACTGCTTCAATGGTGTGAACCCACCACCGCATTCATTTTCATCCTGACCGAAGCGAATTTGGTGACCATCACAGCAACAATTGTGACATCTGAGACGGCGACTAAATAGCCATTACGGCTCTGAACGGGATCTTTGCAGTTATAGGGCGTGGCCCATGCAATATTTTACAACTCAAACGCATATTCACTGGACTTTCACTGTTACCTCGTTTAAATTATCTTTGACGAAGAATCTAGGTGATACCTACTTACTTACTCATAGTCGACGTTTTTCTGTGACCGTCACTGTTTGAATCATAATTAGACGCACACGCGTCCGGGCGTTAGATTAATGCGTAATGGTTCCAGTCATCAACGGTGATGATGCAGTCGTGCGTCATATAGTGTGTTATGATGCGCAGGGGCGTTGGGGGCAAAATTTAAGTCGTCGCTCAAGTTCTAGAAACGAGTTTTCCCCTTGGAGATCCCTCCAACGCTTTTTTTCCACGTTTTTCTCGCTCTCCCCTTTCCTCTTGCCTCCTTGCACAGGGGGTCTCTGGAAGATCTGCACAAAATTCtgccacagatttctgaggcgGAAACATGATGATTTAACCGATTTTACCGCAGTCCAGAAATGGACGGTTTCCACAATACAGGAAGTCAAAGcgcaaattaaagaaaaaaaaaaataacttcgtTTGTAATGGTACTTTGTGAACAAGATGTCGCGTCGGGGGGTTTTTAGGAACGAGGGATCAGAGCCCGTGTACATTTCCGATAGACATTGTAGAGGGCGACGTCGGCGCTACGTGAGCTCCCTGTAAAGGGGCGTAACTTTTTATcgcccggtataaaatttcttgttttgtgtcatcttgCATGTTTTAtgttgggttgttcgataattaaggTCATTTTATTCTCCTAGATggattaatttatatttatatcgagtgatagtgatctcgtcgctCATATTGttatatgccattttaaaggttatgtttcaGGCTTTTTCGAGACGGTGGTGggtttcttttttttggaGTGCTCCGCACGGAGGTGGTTCACTACCGTGAGAAGCTTTAGAGGTTTATTTTGGACAAGAGCTCTCCccactttatttttaagaaatcctTGCACCTTAGGCAAGTTTCGTTGAGTTTTAGCAACGAGTAGTTTCCTTCGGCGGTTTATTTCACCTTCGGTCGTAAGTCCAGTAAAGATATCTGTCCTTGGATCACTGGTCACTGGCTATAGGATCGATTCACGCGAGCCGTCCGTGCAACACTCGTCTGTGTTCACCATACAACTCTCATGGTCTGAGTTTGCATCGTAATTTTCCATCGATCAATTTTGAGGGACAAACAGAAACCCCTTCGACGGCGTTCCTTGATTACTCGCTGGTGTAAACGCACTCACACTAAAACGACTACGGAAAAATCGATAAAGTTATCGTTTTAAGGGGCTTGATGTTTGGGAACGGGAACTGGTAGAGCAACATGACATGGCAGTTACGTGCAAATATGGTTGCATATCTGGATGGAGATAGGAAGTAATTtaaagtatataaaaaaaaatgacaaaaaatgcaactacacgtggtgttcccaggcggtcacccatccaggtactaaccacgcccgacgtcgcttgacttcggtgatcggacgggaaccggtagaccaacgtggtatggtaGTTACATATAGTTATTGTCGGGAATCATATATTAAAATGGTAAATAATTTGAAGTGTACAATAAGTGTAACTTGTTACATTTGTGAAttcaatttatataattagAGTGccgtaaaattaataaataataagaaaaaagtctGTAATGAAAGAAATTGAACAACGTTTACAAATAAGAAATATATCAGAATGTAGTTTTGTAGAGGGTGGCGAAAAGATACGCTCTCTCAAAGAGGATGGACACAGAGTGAAATATCTCGACATTTTACATACACCAAACAGTACAGTGTCAGTGTAGGCTTCTACCCCAAACCAGTTCAACTCCCCCAAAAAAGTCATTCAAACATTATAAAGGGAACCCCCCACCCGCTTATGCTACACCTCCAACGACCTCGAAAATTAGATTGTTGCTGTCTGCGTGCGCATGCAGTCGGTGCAACGCGGCTGGCTCCTGACCGAGATTCAGGTAGCAGCTCCACTTCGAAGGGATCTGCCGCCGATGTGCGTTCGAACTGCTCCTCTGAACGACGTGAAGTCCATACGGACCAATCAACCGATCCTTCAAATGGGATTTAGGGAAGGAGGGTTCTGACGGAAACTAAGAAACATAAGTGAgagtgagagagagagaaagttGACGAAGATGAGAAGAACAAAAATGAAAGAGCGTAAAATGTTCACAACGTTTTCTCGGGTAATTTTGGATTTAGTTGTTGGCGGGGGTGGACTAATTGATCCTATAGAGGAACCGGCACTGTTCATAACTCTCCTCGTTGAATTTGCTAAGGATACCTTCCCCAATTGGAAATACCTAGTATGTGATAACAAATAGGAACTTTCCGAACATTTGTCGTCGATATTCCTACGTCCATTGTGTAGTGGTAACGAAGTTCACAGTCACaaaatatctccaaaactATGGAAACTAGCTCAGAAATCAGATTACGTGATTTGGAAACATGTTTAAACTATAAGAACAAACGAGTTTTAAACATTCCTAACAGTGGGACAATTTATACAGTATTTACGTCTTTCCATCAAAGTTgctttccatgtaaatttaCCAATGTCCATTGGCCCAAAAACTACGAAACGAGCGAtctgaaaatatcactttATTCTATGAAGTTATATTATATCACATAAACTACCTATTTATGCATGATTTAGAGAACGATTTTGCATCAGGTagcttaataaaattaatgatatGAGGCAAACTAGATCAAGCCATAAATCGCGGTCTTAACGTTATATGGGATTATAACGTTCAATAAATCGTTCAGTTGTGAATTAATGCGAGAAGATATAATCGGCCTATTTATTTAtacgattattattattcgcCGGGCAGAATCTTTCCGAAATTCCTCTATGTCGTTTCGAATCCCTGTTTTGGCCTTCAATTACCTCTTCAGGCGTTTATTAACAAGTTTCGCCCAGGGAAGTTTACAAGTACAGGCGGTGGAAGACGGAGAgattataaaaaagttatgtcgtTCACTCTGTATAATTCTCTCCGGTGTTTCTACATCACCTTGTAGTCCCACGCTTTTGCTTTCAATTCTCTTGTCAGTAGTTTATTCCAAAGGTTAAAATAAGAGACTTAGAGGGGGTAGGAGAGAGCGAGCTCAAAAATGTATGCACCTTTGCTttgtatttgttaataaaattatgttgagGATGgttgtttccattttttcccaCGTTTTTGCTTCcccgaaaattgaaaatgggaCGTTGCTGGGGGTGGAAAAATCAGTTCGACTCAAGAAGGGATAAGCAGAACTCTACCcacattttcaacattattCCGTTGGTACTTACGCAGAATAGGCGGAGGTACTTTGCAACCGTAGCGGATACAATAAGGGCTAGAAGTATCGAACACGTATAGagtaaaaagtttaatacaATAAAAGTCTAGTTTCCAgaaaaaacgtattaaaaataaataaataaaatacttatAATCAATCGTATTACATAATACTAATTTCTATAGTATATAATAGTTTCTACGGCATATGATAGTGTCGATGGTACATATAGTAGATGAGATTAACATGAGAAGGAGCGAACTCATTTGAAATTTCGGAACTCATCCGATTGTACGTATAGTTTAATTGCTAAATTTTGGTCAGCAGTCCAAGAGCATTATAATGGAATGAAGAATCAATGGCACTATAAACAAGTCACAATGTGGTTTAGTGTAAATCCATCTAACAAACTGTTGACTGCTAAAAGAGAAAGCTTAAATATCTCCCTGAAAAACAacgaatttccattttatcgCCATGAAGTATTCAAGTACCTagataattttgaagaaaattgttggATAAGTACTATTATGATGACCGTTGCGTGATGTACAGGGTCATCACAAAGTGGACTTTTCTACTTTATGATAGAATTTCTATAAAAAGGGCAATACTATTTAGGACTCGTCAATATGTTGGGGACCTACGGGGAGCACTTCAAAAGTGCACCCAAAACATCCTTGTGGACGCGATACTAGGGGCCATCTCCAGTTTCCTAGAAGCTGGGGTAGGTCCCAGACAGCTCTTGTAAAAATCGAAGCCTTAGGAGCTTAAAAGGTAGTTTTGCTATATTGCACCTAATCCAAAACGATAATCGGAGGTGTAGAGGTCTCTGTCCGCTCGCAGTATCCACTgccgaaaattaattaaaaaaaaaacacataaatttcgattttgatgTGCTACTGGTCCGGCCTCTTTTATCCGACCGACTCTGGAACGATCTCGTTGGAAGACCCAAAGGTCCGTCATTGATCGGCCAAATTGTCCACGAGCCAGCTTCGGCTCTGCGCGACTCACGAAAAGTCAAAACGATAAAATATTCTACAACTAATAATTACGTAAAATTACGTTACTTTGCCATTATGTCATTTCAATTATGGAATGACCGTCTATTAGACTAAACACATGCTATTTCccttttcataaaatttcaggTAAAAAGTAGAGAAATACCTCTCGTGCTGAGACCCATATACCTATCTCTTCACGCTCGAATTTATCATGCCTCATAACTCACTCTTTTAGCATACCGGGTATACCCGTTATTTGAGGTGCTCCGGTACAGCCTTGTAAGCTCTGCTTTATGCCGATCTGCAGTCAAAGTCTGCTTCAGCTTTGGTTGGTAAGCGTACCCTTGCCCCTGGTCCTGCAGATGCTGCGCCGGCCCCGTTTTGTGCCTATCTGCAGTTAGGGTCTGTTTCACTTTCGGCGAGTAAGCGTGCCCTTGCCCTTGATTATTCTTGGGCAGTCTGGTGTTAAATTTAATGCCGTAATTGTAAGTTTTCGTCGAGTAATGTTTCAACCCTGGAGTGGTCTGGGGCTTCTTGCCCGATTTAAAAGTATTGGGAATTTGCTGGAACGTGGAGGTCATTGGTTTGGTCGCAGGTTGAATTGGTTTAAACCCAGTTTCTATCACCGGTTGCGACGTCCGCTTATTGTTAGTTGCGTAATATTCCGCTAAGAATTTATCAAGTTCCTCTTGAGTAAGCTCGCTTGGCTTAgttgaaatcgtttttttaGTGCTATCTTCATGGTGAAGCTGGATCTCGACAGGATTTATTTCCTGAATATCCAGGGGAATGATCTTTTCCATTGAGGCTTTTTGCAATAAGCTTAAATCCACCGGGAGATGAGGGAGGTATTTCACGTTTTCAAACTCTTCTTTGACCCTGAAGAGAGGCTTTTTAGGTCTGTATTCTGACTTTAAAGTCACTCGTTGAGACTCCTCTGCCGCTGCCGCATCTTCAGATTTGACATACGCGTATTCTTGTTCTTTCTCATCTAAGTTTGCGTCTAACTGACCGGCATCTGCAAGAAACGTTATTCATTAACCgccaaatattgaaaatttggtttaTAGGTATTGTACCTTCGCTGGCGTGATTGGAGTACTCATACAGCTCCTCCGGCTCCTTTTGGGCCTCGGCGTAAGCATGGGTGGGCTTCAAGATCACGTTACTATGGCTGAGAGCATCCTTCGAATCATGTGTTATATGGTGCAAGGGACCACTTTTTTTGATAATAGCGTTAAATCCGGAGTATTTGTCGGCGGTGTAGTCCACAGTTCTGACAGATCCGTCTGCTTCCACCAAGGAATATTGTCCTTTAACAGTGTCCCCGTCCTTTTTCTCCCACTGGCTTTTCACGTCTCCGGTGTGCAGGTCCTTTACTCCGTAGCTAAAGCTGTAGTCTGCAggtttctgaaattttaatactgATTTGGATATGCCTACCTATATGATTCTCCCGCGTCCCAGATCCTTAGAATATCGACAGTGCAATTTAAAAGATTGTGGCCCTTAATTTCGGATTTTATCCGGCAACGTTGCTTTCTCAACATAGTGATGCTCCTCTAGTACTGAGATTTGTTGTTTTGGTAGAGTAAATCACTAGATTTGTTCAAGTTCTCTTAGATGTATATATCCGGTTGCTTACGCAAATGACTCGGTAACAGTACATGCAAGGGCAGGTTCGGAAATTCATTGTAGcattaagctcgataacttaagtTCTGAGTAGTTTTTTAATACAAGTCTATTTTTGTTCTTAAAAACGCCCTTTTCAATTcccaaaaatacataaaaacaCGCGTTCAAAACTAATGAAACGGATCTATGACAAGTACTCGAAGAACGGCCCCTGCAGCGTGCATAGACAACCCCTGGATGACCTCGAACCGATTGAAACAAGTAACCTTTTATTTCTGTCCTTGTCTAGCatcatataataaaaaaaggtgaCAGCTATAGGGATAGGAAGTAGTTTGACGTTGCATACAGCGATAGAGGGCACAGTGGtggaaattccaaatattaacAGACAAAGCACTCTTTTTATGGCTCAATAGTTTTAAGCAAAGTTTTAAATGGGATCTAACGATTGTTGATACGTTGTGAACTGGCACTTAGAGCTTTATCGCACTTACATCGTATTCAGGAGCATACTGATGCACTGTCACGGCACTGCTATAATTGAGACACGTGAATCCTGAGAGAACCAAACATAAGACCTAGAAGAAAAAGGatataaagaaattgaaattcaatttaagaCATCAAATTTGCTTTCTTATCAAAATCCGACACCTGCTATTAGAAAGTTATAGACGCTCAGTGGAACAATGCTAATTCATTACTAATcttccaaaataattaagtttggtgacatttaaacaataattaatggGCATATGGAGTTAGTTTAAGGCttaaattatcaacttttggtcaagcaataaatacaattttcataaatttctgtGGTAGTGGTATCTGAGAGAAACCGCGGAAATCGTTGAACAAACGGAATTTTCTAGCACTCTTATAATTGAGACCTAAGGTCACACGCTCCAATACTAttcagaaaataaatgtttttaccaAAATCCCCATATTTAATCGAAACCTCACTTCACAAACTCCCGATTAACAGCACGAAAGGATCGCCAATGAACTTGACATACGCAGGATATATAATGACCCACCTGAAGAAATCGCATCTTCGAGTTCGAAGAAATTCGCTCAACTAAAAACCACTTTCACACACATCTATGGGTGAATCCTTTCCTTTATTTATAATCTCGAACGACACCCTACTATTTTACAACCATCGACGATTACACTTTCGAAAACTAATCAGTTGATATCGAAATTTTTTCCCATCCATAAACCAATAGAGATTGATAGAGAATGTGCTCGGAAATCACGGGAAGACTACAAAATCGAAGcaacatttttgatgaaacacgtcagcaaaaaacaaaaaaattcttgagcGTCGGTTTCTTCgcgaaaattgttaattttctcaaaattagcGGCGCATCAAAGTTGAGCGCAAAAACTCCTCGTGAGGCCACAAGAGTGGTTAGAAGGTCTAAAACGCATTGGTACATTTCACTTAATGGGAACTAGGaggtatctcaaaaacttctTTTCCTCCGATAGACATAAAACCCATCTTTGATGATCCAAAGAGGTTTTAATGTAGTACTTTCGATGCCTACGCAGTGAAACTACCACTTTACAGCCCGAAGTTTTACGCATCTGCCACATTTCTTTTCAGTCAAACTTTTTACCTTAAACACAGGAGAACCAAATTGGATCCACACAAATGCGATAAGTGTTTAAGGAAACGGAATCGTACCAGATCCTCTTAGGGCTCCATTAGTCCCAGCAAAAGTTCAACTGCCGAGTACGTTGTAATATTACGTAAACGACCTGCAGCATTTAGGGAAAAAAAAGgcaagtttaatgaaaatgcaTAGGCGGCAGAGGTTGTCCGAAGGACCAAGTGGAGGTATGGAGGCTGCTAAATTGACAAAATCGAAAGGGAGAGCCCTAAAGTGAGCCACAAGTGGCCGATATTTTGCAGATGAAGAAGTATCTTCAGACGAAAAGATAACTCCCCCTGGTGGTCGTATTGCCTTTACGGGTGGCGCCCAAGACCCCTTGGTAACCATGCGCAGAGGCACGAACGAGGCTCCGAAACGAAAAGTACCTAAGCTGTGCGAAAACTGCAATTATCCCGTGTCACGAGCTCACTTCCGAAGAGATCACGGAAGGGTTCGTTTTGCGCCGAAACAAGATGGACGATGTAAATGGTCACGTGACATTTGATGTTTCGACCATGAGTAATTCGAAGGTCAGTGATAACGGAGGTGTTATTGATGACGAAAGTTGTCAGGAATCAAAGGGACGATGGAAAGCTTGGTAATCacaaaagtgaaaattgaGAGGGAAATCCACAAACCGGAGAATTGTCTGTTAAGGATTGGGGTGGGAAGTGTCTTTTTCCATAAAGTcgtaaaaaaaacgttttcagGAAGATGAGTTTGTAATGAGGTGATTTGCGTCTAATTAAGTGGAGCGACAGGTATCATACATCGGTAAAACTTCTGCTAGTCGCAGCTTAACCGACTTCGTAGTTCCtctatagtaaaaaaaaaatgatacgcCACTGCTTAATATGAATATATTTCTTTGTTGTTCCCTCGGTTCGTGATAAAAAAGGCTTCTTAGTGTTTTGTCACTCATGTAGCCGTTTTCGAGATGAAAAATAGTTTCTCATTCTTGCG contains:
- the LOC136349061 gene encoding uncharacterized protein isoform X1, which codes for MRFLQVLCLVLSGFTCLNYSSAVTVHQYAPEYDKPADYSFSYGVKDLHTGDVKSQWEKKDGDTVKGQYSLVEADGSVRTVDYTADKYSGFNAIIKKSGPLHHITHDSKDALSHSNVILKPTHAYAEAQKEPEELYEYSNHASEDAGQLDANLDEKEQEYAYVKSEDAAAAEESQRVTLKSEYRPKKPLFRVKEEFENVKYLPHLPVDLSLLQKASMEKIIPLDIQEINPVEIQLHHEDSTKKTISTKPSELTQEELDKFLAEYYATNNKRTSQPVIETGFKPIQPATKPMTSTFQQIPNTFKSGKKPQTTPGLKHYSTKTYNYGIKFNTRLPKNNQGQGHAYSPKVKQTLTADRHKTGPAQHLQDQGQGYAYQPKLKQTLTADRHKAELTRLYRSTSNNGYTRYAKRVSYEA
- the LOC136349061 gene encoding uncharacterized protein isoform X2 gives rise to the protein MGILVLCLVLSGFTCLNYSSAVTVHQYAPEYDKPADYSFSYGVKDLHTGDVKSQWEKKDGDTVKGQYSLVEADGSVRTVDYTADKYSGFNAIIKKSGPLHHITHDSKDALSHSNVILKPTHAYAEAQKEPEELYEYSNHASEDAGQLDANLDEKEQEYAYVKSEDAAAAEESQRVTLKSEYRPKKPLFRVKEEFENVKYLPHLPVDLSLLQKASMEKIIPLDIQEINPVEIQLHHEDSTKKTISTKPSELTQEELDKFLAEYYATNNKRTSQPVIETGFKPIQPATKPMTSTFQQIPNTFKSGKKPQTTPGLKHYSTKTYNYGIKFNTRLPKNNQGQGHAYSPKVKQTLTADRHKTGPAQHLQDQGQGYAYQPKLKQTLTADRHKAELTRLYRSTSNNGYTRYAKRVSYEA